A region from the Oceanidesulfovibrio marinus genome encodes:
- a CDS encoding L-iditol 2-dehydrogenase: protein MKRLEGKTAIITGAARGIGKAFATAYVREGATVAIADINIERAQETAAEIGPQAYAVQLDVTDQASIDAAVKTVEERSGGIDILINNAALFDLAPIVEITRASYDKLFAVNVSGTLFMLQAVARSMIARGKGGKIINMASQAGRRGEPLVAIYCATKAAVISITQSAGLNLIQHGINVNAIAPGVVDGEHWDGVDALFARYENRPLGEKKKLVGKEVPFGRMGTAEDLTGMAVFLASAEAEYIVAQTYNVDGGNWMS from the coding sequence ATGAAACGCCTTGAAGGAAAGACAGCCATCATAACCGGAGCGGCCCGCGGCATCGGCAAGGCGTTCGCCACAGCGTACGTCCGCGAGGGCGCAACCGTGGCCATTGCCGACATCAACATTGAGCGCGCACAAGAGACCGCGGCCGAGATCGGCCCCCAGGCCTATGCGGTCCAACTGGACGTGACCGACCAGGCATCCATCGACGCCGCGGTCAAGACCGTGGAGGAGCGCTCCGGCGGCATCGACATTCTCATCAACAACGCGGCCCTGTTCGATCTCGCGCCCATCGTCGAGATCACCCGCGCGAGCTATGACAAGCTCTTCGCCGTCAACGTCTCCGGCACCCTGTTCATGCTCCAGGCCGTGGCCAGATCCATGATCGCCCGCGGCAAGGGCGGCAAGATAATCAACATGGCCAGCCAGGCCGGCCGCCGCGGCGAGCCCCTGGTGGCCATCTACTGCGCCACCAAGGCAGCGGTCATCAGCATCACCCAGTCCGCCGGCCTGAACCTGATCCAGCACGGCATCAACGTGAACGCCATCGCGCCCGGCGTTGTGGACGGCGAGCACTGGGACGGTGTAGACGCCCTCTTCGCCAGGTACGAGAACCGCCCCCTCGGCGAGAAGAAGAAGCTCGTCGGCAAGGAGGTGCCTTTCGGACGCATGGGCACGGCCGAGGACCTGACCGGCATGGCCGTGTTCCTGGCCAGCGCCGAGGCCGAGTACATCGTGGCCCAGACGTACAACGTTGACGGCGGAAACTGGATGAGCTGA
- a CDS encoding carbohydrate ABC transporter permease — protein sequence MATAHSKRIARLMISPSVLLLFAWMIIPLAMTVYFSFLHYNLLMPGMHEWIGFTNYEYFLTDPAFFAAMKNTLLLVGGVLVITTVGGVALATLLNMPLWGQGILRILFIAPFFIMPTVSALVWKNMFMNPVNGLFAHIAKFLGLAPFDFLAQAPLLSIIIIVAWMWLPFATLILLTALQSLDQEQLEAAEMDGAGAVKRFIHVVLPHIMRAITVVILIQTIFLLSIFAEILVTTNGGPGYASTNLTYLVYVQSLLQFDVGGGSAGGIIAVILANIVAIFLMRMIGKNLEA from the coding sequence ATGGCCACTGCGCATTCAAAACGTATTGCCCGGCTCATGATCTCCCCATCCGTGCTGTTGCTGTTCGCCTGGATGATCATCCCGCTTGCAATGACAGTCTACTTCTCATTCCTGCACTACAACCTCTTGATGCCGGGAATGCACGAGTGGATCGGCTTCACCAACTACGAGTATTTCCTGACCGATCCGGCTTTCTTTGCAGCGATGAAGAACACCCTGCTGCTGGTCGGCGGGGTGCTGGTGATCACCACGGTGGGAGGAGTCGCACTGGCCACCCTTCTGAACATGCCGCTCTGGGGGCAGGGCATTCTGCGCATCCTGTTCATCGCCCCTTTCTTCATCATGCCCACGGTCTCGGCCCTGGTGTGGAAGAACATGTTCATGAACCCCGTGAACGGCCTCTTCGCCCACATCGCAAAGTTTCTGGGCCTGGCGCCGTTCGATTTCCTGGCCCAGGCGCCGCTCCTCTCCATTATCATCATCGTTGCCTGGATGTGGCTGCCCTTTGCCACGCTCATCCTGCTCACCGCGCTCCAGTCTTTGGACCAGGAGCAGCTGGAAGCGGCGGAGATGGACGGCGCCGGCGCCGTGAAGCGCTTTATCCACGTGGTCCTGCCCCACATCATGCGGGCGATCACCGTCGTGATCCTCATCCAGACGATCTTCCTGCTGTCGATCTTTGCGGAAATCCTGGTGACCACCAACGGCGGCCCCGGCTACGCGTCCACAAACCTCACCTACCTCGTCTACGTGCAGTCCCTGCTGCAGTTCGACGTGGGCGGCGGCTCGGCCGGCGGCATCATCGCGGTTATCCTGGCCAACATCGTGGCCATCTTCCTCATGCGAATGATCGGCAAGAACCTGGAGGCGTAA
- a CDS encoding carbohydrate ABC transporter permease produces MARDIPISRKALFSALAWIIGILIFFPIFWTILTSFKTELEAIASPPALFNFHWTLENYVEVQSRSNYFLHFANSVIISLGSTILGLIIAIPGAWAMAFVPGKRTNGTLMWMLSTKMLPPVGVLIPIYLIFRDTGLLDTRTGLVIVLTLINLPIIIWMLYTYFKEIPGEILEAARMDGASLKAEIIHVLTPMAVPGIASTLLLNVILAWNEAFWTLNLTAAKAAPLTAFIASYSSPEGLFYAKLSAASTMAIAPILILGWFSQKQLVRGLTFGAVK; encoded by the coding sequence ATGGCACGCGATATTCCCATTTCCAGAAAGGCGCTGTTCTCGGCCCTGGCGTGGATCATCGGGATACTGATCTTCTTCCCCATCTTCTGGACCATACTCACCAGCTTCAAGACGGAGCTCGAAGCCATTGCCTCGCCCCCGGCGCTCTTCAACTTCCACTGGACGCTGGAGAACTACGTGGAAGTGCAGTCGCGCTCCAACTACTTCCTGCACTTCGCCAACTCGGTCATCATCTCGCTGGGGTCCACCATCCTGGGGCTGATCATCGCCATTCCCGGCGCGTGGGCCATGGCCTTCGTACCCGGCAAGCGCACCAACGGCACGCTGATGTGGATGCTCTCCACCAAGATGCTGCCGCCCGTGGGCGTGCTCATTCCCATCTACCTGATCTTCCGGGACACCGGCCTGCTGGATACGCGCACCGGCCTGGTCATCGTGCTCACGCTGATCAACCTGCCGATCATCATCTGGATGCTCTACACCTACTTCAAGGAGATTCCCGGCGAGATTCTGGAGGCCGCGCGCATGGACGGCGCCTCGCTCAAGGCGGAGATCATCCACGTGCTCACGCCCATGGCCGTGCCGGGCATCGCATCAACCCTGCTTCTCAACGTCATCCTCGCCTGGAACGAAGCCTTCTGGACCCTCAATCTGACGGCGGCCAAGGCTGCGCCGCTCACGGCGTTCATCGCCAGCTACTCCAGTCCGGAAGGCTTGTTCTACGCCAAGCTCAGTGCCGCCTCGACCATGGCCATCGCACCCATCCTGATTCTGGGCTGGTTCAGCCAGAAGCAGCTGGTACGCGGCTTAACCTTTGGTGCGGTGAAATAG
- a CDS encoding ABC transporter ATP-binding protein — MGNIKLVNVTKRFGDTEVIPPIDLEIRNGEFLVFVGPSGCGKSTLLRLIAGLEDVTSGKIEINGRDATEIPPAKRGLAMVFQSYALYPHMSVRRNIAFPLKMAGMDKTEIDKRVGMAAQVLNLTEYLHRRPKELSGGQRQRVAIGRAIVREPAAFLFDEPLSNLDAALRVNMRLEISDLHHNLKTTMIYVTHDQVEAITMADRIVVLNKGRIEQVGSPLELYRTPSNKFVAGFIGSPKMNFINGGEAAKRNADSMGIRPEHIFVSKDSGEWQGRVRAVEHLGSDTYLFVKTEGSGTLTVRAPGEFDVDYGDTIHLTPDPSKIHLFNNAGEAIR, encoded by the coding sequence ATGGGCAACATCAAGCTTGTCAACGTTACCAAGCGGTTCGGCGACACCGAAGTCATCCCCCCCATCGACCTGGAAATCAGGAACGGCGAGTTCCTGGTCTTCGTTGGGCCGTCCGGCTGCGGTAAATCCACCCTGCTGCGGCTCATTGCCGGGCTGGAGGACGTCACCAGCGGCAAAATCGAGATCAACGGTCGCGATGCCACCGAAATCCCTCCGGCCAAACGCGGTCTGGCCATGGTTTTCCAGTCTTACGCACTCTATCCGCACATGTCCGTGCGCAGGAACATCGCCTTCCCGCTGAAGATGGCCGGCATGGACAAGACAGAGATCGACAAGCGCGTCGGCATGGCCGCCCAGGTGCTGAACCTGACCGAGTACCTGCACCGCCGGCCCAAGGAGCTCTCCGGCGGACAGCGCCAGCGCGTGGCCATCGGCCGCGCCATTGTCCGGGAGCCGGCCGCCTTCCTCTTTGATGAGCCCCTTTCCAACCTCGACGCCGCCCTGCGCGTGAACATGCGCCTGGAGATCTCCGACCTGCACCACAACCTCAAGACCACCATGATCTACGTCACCCACGACCAGGTGGAAGCCATCACCATGGCCGACCGCATCGTGGTGCTCAACAAGGGCCGCATCGAGCAGGTAGGCTCGCCCCTGGAGCTCTACCGCACGCCCAGCAACAAGTTCGTGGCCGGTTTCATCGGCTCGCCCAAGATGAACTTCATCAACGGCGGCGAGGCGGCCAAACGCAACGCCGACAGCATGGGCATCCGTCCGGAGCACATCTTCGTGTCCAAGGACTCCGGCGAGTGGCAGGGCAGGGTCCGCGCCGTGGAGCACCTGGGCTCCGACACCTACCTCTTCGTCAAGACCGAGGGCAGCGGCACGCTCACCGTGCGGGCGCCGGGCGAGTTCGACGTGGATTACGGCGATACGATCCACCTCACGCCTGATCCGAGCAAGATCCACCTCTTCAATAACGCTGGAGAAGCGATTCGATGA
- a CDS encoding ABC transporter substrate-binding protein has protein sequence MYRRILSLFAIAGMLLATCSVLHAETTITIATVNNGDMIRMQKLADDFTSKNPDIKLDWVTLEENVLRQRVTTDIATKGGQYDVMTIGNYEAPIWAERGWLLPLNDLGADYDVDDLLPSIRSALTYDGTLYAAPFYGESAMVMYRTDLFKKAGLEMPKEPTWTFIGDAARKITDKDNEIYGICLRGKAGWGENMALLTAMADSFGAKWFDMNWQPQLDSQAWKDTLTFYVDLMKDAGPVGASSNGFNENLALFQSGKCGMWIDATVAASFVTNPKESQVADEVGFALAPDNGLGKRTNWLWSWNLAIPAGTKKEEAAKKFIAWATSKDYLKMVAEKEGWANVPPGTRTSLYENPKYKEAAPFAQMTLESINSADPMNPTVDKVPYVGAQFVAIPEFQSIGTAVGQQFSAALAGSISVDQALENSQRFAEREMKKAGYIK, from the coding sequence ATGTATCGGAGGATTTTGTCTTTGTTCGCAATCGCGGGCATGCTCCTGGCAACGTGCAGTGTCCTTCATGCAGAGACCACGATCACGATCGCCACGGTCAACAACGGCGACATGATCCGGATGCAAAAACTTGCAGATGATTTCACCTCCAAGAACCCGGACATCAAGCTGGACTGGGTCACGCTGGAAGAAAACGTTCTCCGCCAGCGCGTCACCACGGACATCGCCACCAAGGGCGGCCAGTACGATGTGATGACCATCGGCAACTACGAGGCTCCGATCTGGGCCGAGCGCGGCTGGCTGCTCCCCCTGAACGACCTGGGCGCCGACTACGACGTGGACGATCTGCTGCCCTCCATCCGCAGCGCCCTCACCTACGACGGCACCCTGTACGCTGCGCCTTTCTACGGCGAGAGCGCCATGGTGATGTACCGCACGGACCTGTTCAAGAAGGCCGGTCTGGAAATGCCCAAAGAGCCGACCTGGACCTTTATCGGCGACGCGGCGCGGAAGATCACGGACAAGGACAACGAAATCTACGGCATCTGCCTGCGCGGCAAGGCCGGCTGGGGCGAAAACATGGCGCTCCTTACAGCCATGGCCGACTCCTTCGGCGCCAAGTGGTTCGACATGAACTGGCAGCCGCAGCTGGACAGCCAGGCCTGGAAAGACACTCTGACCTTTTATGTGGACCTGATGAAGGACGCCGGCCCGGTGGGTGCGTCCTCCAACGGCTTCAACGAGAACCTGGCGCTCTTCCAGTCCGGCAAGTGCGGCATGTGGATCGACGCCACGGTGGCCGCTTCCTTTGTGACCAACCCCAAGGAGTCCCAGGTGGCGGACGAGGTCGGCTTCGCCCTCGCTCCGGACAACGGCCTGGGCAAGCGCACCAACTGGCTGTGGTCGTGGAACCTGGCCATTCCGGCCGGCACCAAGAAGGAAGAGGCAGCCAAGAAGTTCATCGCCTGGGCTACCTCCAAGGACTATCTGAAGATGGTTGCCGAAAAGGAAGGCTGGGCCAACGTTCCGCCCGGAACCCGCACCTCGCTGTACGAGAACCCGAAGTACAAGGAGGCGGCTCCGTTCGCGCAGATGACCCTGGAAAGCATCAACTCCGCCGACCCCATGAACCCCACGGTGGACAAGGTGCCGTACGTTGGCGCGCAGTTTGTGGCCATTCCGGAGTTCCAGTCCATCGGCACGGCTGTGGGCCAGCAGTTCTCCGCTGCTCTCGCCGGCTCCATCTCCGTGGACCAGGCTCTGGAAAACTCCCAGCGTTTCGCCGAGCGCGAGATGAAGAAGGCAGGATACATCAAGTAG
- a CDS encoding mannitol dehydrogenase family protein, translated as MTIKLSNATLADIGGSVATPGYDRSKLTAGILHFGVGNFHRAHQAIYLDDLFNLGKDLDFAIIGAGVMDFDHAMREKLAAQDFLTTVVDQSASRSEARVTGSMVGYLPPQNVEAIVEKMCDPAIRIVSLTVTEGGYFINPATGEFDPTYPAIAQDGANPDAPKTVFGLIIAGLKARRDKGVQPFTVMSCDNLPHNGKVARSAVVGLARLSDSAFADWIDANVAFPNAMVDRITPATSDRERRIVAEEFDIEDAMPVFCEDFKQWVLEDNFPAGRPALEEVGVQFVPDVTPYENMKIRILNGGHAVIAYPGGLMDIEFAHEAMENTLIRAFLDKVENEEIIPIVPPVPDTDLQDYYALIARRFANPKIGDTIRRLCLDGSNRQPKFIIPSIADNLKQGRDITGLALESALWCRYCYGVTDSGATIEPNDPSWDRLQQQAQKAKDNPAAWLEMRDIYGTTADAPAFVEQFTAWLNRLWADGAEKTLQHYLAGDR; from the coding sequence ATGACTATCAAACTGAGCAACGCGACACTGGCGGACATCGGCGGCTCCGTGGCCACCCCCGGCTACGACCGGAGCAAACTGACGGCCGGCATCCTCCACTTCGGCGTGGGCAACTTCCATCGCGCCCACCAGGCCATTTACCTGGACGACCTCTTCAACCTCGGCAAGGACCTGGACTTCGCCATCATCGGCGCCGGCGTCATGGACTTCGACCACGCCATGCGCGAAAAGCTCGCCGCGCAGGACTTCCTGACCACGGTGGTGGATCAGTCCGCGAGCCGATCCGAGGCCCGCGTCACCGGCTCCATGGTCGGATACCTGCCACCGCAGAACGTCGAAGCCATTGTCGAGAAGATGTGCGACCCGGCCATCCGCATCGTCTCCCTCACCGTCACCGAGGGCGGCTACTTCATCAACCCGGCCACAGGCGAGTTCGACCCCACTTACCCGGCCATCGCCCAGGACGGCGCCAATCCGGACGCCCCCAAGACTGTGTTCGGCCTGATCATCGCCGGCCTCAAGGCGCGTCGCGACAAGGGCGTGCAGCCCTTCACCGTAATGTCCTGCGACAACCTGCCCCACAACGGCAAAGTCGCCCGCAGCGCCGTTGTCGGCTTGGCCCGGCTATCAGATTCCGCATTCGCCGACTGGATCGACGCCAACGTGGCCTTCCCTAACGCCATGGTGGACCGCATCACCCCGGCAACCAGCGACCGCGAGCGCCGCATCGTGGCTGAGGAGTTCGACATCGAGGACGCCATGCCGGTCTTTTGCGAGGACTTCAAACAATGGGTGCTCGAAGACAACTTCCCGGCCGGACGCCCGGCCCTGGAAGAGGTCGGCGTGCAGTTCGTGCCGGACGTCACGCCGTACGAGAACATGAAGATCCGCATCCTCAACGGCGGCCACGCCGTCATCGCCTACCCCGGCGGGCTCATGGACATCGAGTTCGCGCACGAGGCCATGGAAAACACGCTCATCCGCGCCTTCCTGGACAAGGTGGAGAACGAGGAGATCATCCCCATCGTGCCACCCGTGCCGGATACCGACCTCCAGGACTACTACGCGCTCATCGCCCGGCGCTTCGCCAACCCCAAGATCGGCGACACCATCCGCCGGCTTTGCCTGGACGGCTCCAACCGCCAGCCCAAGTTCATCATCCCGTCCATCGCGGACAACCTGAAGCAGGGCCGCGACATCACCGGCCTGGCCCTGGAGTCCGCCCTGTGGTGCCGTTACTGCTACGGCGTCACGGACTCGGGCGCGACGATCGAGCCCAACGACCCGAGCTGGGACCGCTTGCAGCAGCAGGCCCAGAAGGCCAAGGACAACCCGGCGGCATGGCTGGAGATGCGGGATATCTACGGGACAACTGCGGACGCGCCCGCCTTTGTGGAGCAGTTCACGGCCTGGCTGAACAGGCTCTGGGCCGACGGCGCGGAAAAGACCCTGCAGCACTATCTTGCAGGCGACAGGTAA
- a CDS encoding iron ABC transporter substrate-binding protein — protein MALPRNFRLRLAAALCAVGALLLLAAVPAHARTITDALGRTVDIPDDVQHVICSGSGCLRLLTYLGAQDMIVAVDDIEVRRRQFDARPYALANPQFKTMSIFGEFRGHDNPELILTLEPQPQVILKTYTTSMGYDPDELQAKTGIPVVVLNYGDLGVQRPQFYEALRIMAGVVGRQDRAEEVIAYFDSHIADLEQRTADIPEDQRPSVFIGGVAHRGPHGYQSTEPIYPPFLFVHARNLAGEGAGKKMQHSDVAKEKIVEWNPDVLFLDLATLQLGDEAGGLFELRTDPAYQTLTAVQQGKVYGLLPYNWYSKNYGSILANAYFIGKVLYPEKFKDVEPAAQADAIYTFLVGKPVFPDMNAMFGGLAFEPVPLTQ, from the coding sequence ATGGCCTTGCCCCGCAATTTCCGTCTACGCCTTGCCGCGGCGCTCTGCGCCGTGGGTGCGCTCCTGCTCCTCGCCGCCGTGCCCGCCCATGCGCGTACCATCACGGACGCCCTTGGCAGAACGGTCGACATCCCGGACGACGTGCAACATGTCATCTGCTCCGGCTCCGGCTGCCTCCGGCTGCTCACCTACCTGGGCGCGCAGGACATGATCGTGGCCGTGGACGACATCGAGGTCCGCCGCCGGCAGTTCGACGCCCGGCCATACGCCCTGGCCAACCCGCAGTTCAAGACCATGTCCATATTCGGAGAGTTCCGCGGCCACGACAACCCGGAGCTGATCCTCACGCTGGAGCCGCAGCCCCAGGTCATCCTCAAAACCTACACCACGAGCATGGGCTATGACCCGGACGAGCTCCAGGCCAAGACCGGCATCCCCGTGGTGGTGCTCAACTACGGCGACCTCGGCGTACAGCGGCCGCAGTTCTACGAAGCGCTGCGGATCATGGCCGGCGTCGTGGGCAGGCAGGACCGCGCCGAGGAGGTTATCGCGTACTTTGATTCGCACATCGCGGACCTGGAGCAGCGCACGGCCGACATTCCGGAGGACCAGCGGCCCTCGGTCTTCATCGGCGGCGTGGCCCACCGCGGGCCGCACGGCTACCAGTCCACAGAGCCCATCTACCCGCCCTTCCTGTTCGTGCACGCCCGGAACCTGGCCGGCGAAGGCGCCGGCAAGAAAATGCAGCACTCCGACGTAGCCAAGGAAAAAATCGTGGAGTGGAATCCGGACGTGCTCTTCCTGGATTTGGCCACGCTCCAGCTCGGCGACGAGGCCGGCGGCCTCTTCGAGCTGCGCACCGACCCGGCCTACCAGACCCTCACGGCCGTGCAGCAGGGCAAGGTCTACGGCCTGCTGCCGTACAACTGGTATTCGAAAAACTACGGCTCCATCCTGGCCAATGCCTACTTCATCGGCAAGGTGCTGTACCCCGAGAAGTTCAAGGATGTGGAGCCGGCCGCCCAGGCCGACGCCATCTACACCTTCCTGGTGGGCAAGCCCGTGTTCCCGGACATGAACGCCATGTTCGGCGGCCTGGCCTTCGAGCCCGTGCCCCTCACGCAATAG
- a CDS encoding carbohydrate kinase family protein, with amino-acid sequence MEHTPVISYGEIVWDQFPDKKVLGGAPLNVAYHLYAQKWPAGMISRIGNDSYGAEALERIERLGIPLDGIQKDAELSTGLVLVSFAANNEPSYEIVQPSAWDNIRESEVPETITHAPFHLVFGTLAQRNGVSRRTLQLLLSRAQQKFYDVNLRPPFDLPELVESSLHAADVVKMTREELGQLNDWFLQSQETEDAVARTLIRMFGIAVIAVTDGDKGASIYDSERAFHHPGFPVAQADPVGSGDAFFSALIIGYLTGVPLQECLIRANRLGAFVASQSGATPEYPKDPRQLGLMGID; translated from the coding sequence ATGGAGCACACACCAGTTATTTCCTACGGCGAAATTGTCTGGGACCAGTTTCCGGACAAGAAGGTGCTTGGCGGCGCTCCGCTCAACGTCGCGTACCACCTTTATGCCCAGAAGTGGCCCGCGGGCATGATCAGCCGCATTGGCAACGATTCGTACGGCGCGGAAGCCCTTGAGCGCATTGAGCGCCTCGGCATCCCGCTCGACGGCATCCAAAAGGATGCGGAACTGTCCACCGGGCTGGTTCTGGTCTCCTTTGCCGCCAACAACGAGCCCAGCTACGAGATCGTCCAGCCCTCGGCCTGGGACAACATCCGCGAATCCGAGGTTCCCGAGACAATCACGCACGCGCCGTTCCACCTGGTGTTCGGCACCCTGGCGCAGCGCAACGGCGTGAGCCGCCGCACCCTGCAGCTCCTTCTGAGCAGGGCGCAGCAGAAGTTCTACGACGTCAACCTGCGCCCGCCCTTCGATTTGCCGGAGCTTGTGGAAAGCTCCCTCCACGCCGCCGATGTGGTCAAAATGACGCGCGAGGAGCTGGGCCAGCTCAACGACTGGTTCCTCCAGTCGCAGGAGACGGAAGACGCCGTGGCCCGCACCCTGATCAGAATGTTCGGCATCGCGGTAATTGCGGTGACCGACGGCGACAAGGGCGCATCCATATACGACAGCGAGCGCGCCTTCCATCACCCCGGGTTCCCGGTGGCCCAGGCCGACCCGGTGGGCAGCGGCGACGCCTTTTTCAGCGCGCTGATCATCGGTTACCTCACAGGCGTGCCCCTGCAGGAGTGCCTCATCCGCGCGAACCGTCTCGGGGCCTTCGTGGCCTCGCAGTCCGGCGCCACCCCCGAGTACCCCAAGGACCCGCGGCAGCTCGGGCTCATGGGCATCGATTAG
- the xylB gene encoding xylulokinase yields MYMGVDCGTQGTKVVILDPEQGTIRGEGYAAHQMISGPGGRREQEPEWWVDGLREAYRKAIDAAGVDSRSIRAIGVSGQQHGLVALNNNGEVIRPAKLWCDTETAPQNADLLRLMGGHAGSMDTLGLVVATGYTLSKLLWLKQNEPDSFAAIAHILLPHDYLNYWLTGNIVAEYGDSSGTGYFDIRERRWVPEVLALIDPDGGLERALPPLIEAQEPAGTVRQAVASELGLSGDVLVSSGGGDNMMGAIGTGNIDDGVITMSLGTSGAIYGFSGSAPHHHEALVAPFCSSSNGWLPLICTMNLTGVANAVRESFGFDIAAFEQHAARAPIGAEGITMLPFFNGERVPALPDASGTLLGLTVQNYTPANLCRAAYEGPTFGLRYGLDLLRGIGMKSRDIRLIGGGAKSLFWRQLVCDIMDTPVVCPEVVEAAALGGAIQAAWCDSHARGDGASLAELCKRFVALDESSAVTPDAESVAAYQHAYSTYRSRLSALHDVA; encoded by the coding sequence ATGTACATGGGCGTTGATTGCGGCACCCAGGGGACCAAGGTGGTCATCCTCGACCCGGAGCAGGGCACAATTCGCGGCGAGGGTTATGCCGCACACCAGATGATCAGCGGTCCGGGCGGCCGGCGGGAGCAGGAGCCGGAGTGGTGGGTCGACGGTCTGCGGGAAGCGTACCGCAAGGCCATCGATGCGGCCGGCGTGGACAGCCGGTCTATCCGCGCAATAGGCGTCTCCGGCCAGCAGCACGGCTTGGTCGCGCTGAACAACAACGGCGAGGTCATCCGCCCGGCAAAGCTGTGGTGCGACACGGAAACCGCCCCCCAGAACGCGGACCTGCTGCGCCTGATGGGGGGCCACGCCGGCTCCATGGACACGCTCGGCCTGGTGGTCGCCACCGGCTACACCCTGTCCAAGCTGCTCTGGCTCAAACAGAACGAGCCGGACAGCTTCGCGGCCATCGCCCACATCCTGCTGCCCCACGACTACCTCAACTACTGGCTCACCGGAAACATCGTGGCCGAGTATGGCGACAGCTCCGGCACCGGGTACTTCGATATCCGCGAGCGGCGCTGGGTTCCGGAGGTGCTGGCGCTGATCGACCCGGACGGCGGCCTGGAGCGCGCCCTGCCGCCCCTCATCGAGGCGCAGGAGCCAGCGGGCACGGTGCGCCAGGCGGTCGCTTCCGAGCTGGGCCTGTCCGGCGACGTCCTGGTATCCAGCGGCGGTGGCGACAACATGATGGGCGCCATCGGCACCGGCAACATCGATGACGGCGTCATCACCATGAGCCTGGGCACGTCCGGCGCGATCTATGGCTTTTCCGGCAGCGCGCCGCACCATCATGAAGCGCTGGTGGCTCCGTTCTGCTCGTCCAGCAACGGCTGGCTGCCGCTGATCTGCACCATGAATCTGACCGGGGTGGCCAACGCCGTGCGCGAATCGTTCGGTTTCGACATCGCTGCCTTCGAACAGCACGCGGCGCGAGCTCCCATCGGGGCGGAGGGCATCACCATGCTGCCGTTCTTCAACGGCGAGCGTGTGCCGGCTCTGCCGGACGCCAGCGGCACGCTGCTGGGCCTGACCGTGCAGAACTACACGCCGGCGAACCTCTGCCGCGCCGCTTACGAAGGCCCCACCTTCGGCCTGCGCTACGGCCTGGACCTTTTGCGCGGCATCGGCATGAAGAGCCGCGACATCCGCCTCATCGGCGGTGGTGCAAAGAGTCTGTTCTGGCGGCAGCTCGTCTGCGACATCATGGACACACCGGTAGTCTGCCCGGAGGTGGTGGAGGCGGCCGCCCTGGGCGGCGCAATCCAGGCCGCCTGGTGCGACAGCCATGCGAGGGGAGACGGCGCGTCCCTGGCCGAGCTCTGCAAGCGATTCGTGGCCCTGGACGAGTCCAGCGCCGTCACGCCGGATGCGGAGTCCGTGGCCGCCTATCAGCATGCGTACTCCACCTACAGATCCCGGCTCTCGGCCCTGCATGACGTGGCGTGA